Proteins found in one Plasmodium relictum strain SGS1 genome assembly, chromosome: 13 genomic segment:
- a CDS encoding prefoldin subunit 2, putative yields the protein MEIKKDIQFLKLDEQNEAKSTYEQIEKDRVQLVSKIEELYQDVVEHKLVLEALENVPSNRRCYRMVGEILVERTVGEIKPALIEHKNKVEQIISECQKKLDEKNNEISKFMKNSQTANIPSSITSKKSVEGNNSIDDKDKKSEGLTF from the exons ATGGAAATTAAGAAAGACATCCAATTCCTGAAATTAGATGAACAAAATGAAGCTAAATCAACGTATGAAcaaatagaaaaagataGGGTTCAATTAGTCTCTAAGATAGAAGAATTGTATCAAGATGTAGTAGAACATaa ATTAGTATTGGAAGCTTTAGAAAATGTTCCATCTAATAGAAGATGTTATAGAATGGTTGGTGAAATTTTGGTTGAAAGGACAGTTGGTGAAATTAAACCAGCTTTGATAgaacataaaaataag GTAGAACAAATTATAAGCGAATGCCAGAAAAAATTAGACGAAAAAAACAATGaaatttcaaaatttatgaaaaa ctCACAAACAGCTAATATACCTAGTAGTATTACTTCTAAAAAATCAGTAGAGGGTAACAATAGTATTGatgataaagataaaaaatctGAAGGCTtaactttttaa